In a genomic window of Thermosynechococcus sp. CL-1:
- a CDS encoding methylenetetrahydrofolate reductase produces the protein MSVSRFQAACEQGEFLITAEVCPPKGRDASTMLRQAAHLKGRVHAVNVTDGSRAVLRMSSWAAAYLLQQQGFEPICQIACRDRNRIALQADLMGIAALGLHNILALTGDPVKAGDHPQAKPVFDLESVRLLRIIAQLNQGVDSEDRPLPDGATQFFAGAAVDPQSASWSGLQQRFERKLAAGAQFFQTQLITDFERLAKFMDQIAAGCGRPILAGIFLLKSAKNALFINRAVPGASIPQHLIDRLAAAADPLDEGITIAAEQVQQARELCQGVHLMAVRREDLIPEILNRAGIAPLSASPAPRAKTPHSL, from the coding sequence TTGTCAGTCTCGCGTTTTCAAGCTGCCTGTGAGCAGGGTGAGTTTCTCATCACCGCAGAGGTGTGCCCCCCAAAGGGTAGGGATGCCAGTACGATGTTGCGCCAAGCAGCCCATCTCAAGGGGCGGGTTCATGCGGTTAATGTCACCGATGGCAGTCGCGCTGTGTTGCGCATGAGTTCTTGGGCAGCCGCCTATTTGTTGCAACAGCAGGGGTTTGAACCCATTTGCCAGATCGCCTGTCGCGATCGCAACCGCATTGCCCTACAAGCCGATCTCATGGGCATTGCTGCTCTAGGTTTGCACAACATTTTGGCACTCACAGGAGACCCCGTCAAAGCTGGCGATCATCCCCAAGCCAAGCCCGTTTTTGATTTAGAGTCTGTACGTCTATTGCGCATTATTGCCCAACTGAATCAAGGGGTGGATAGCGAGGATCGTCCCCTACCCGATGGCGCCACTCAATTTTTTGCTGGCGCTGCGGTTGATCCTCAGTCTGCCAGTTGGTCAGGACTGCAACAACGGTTTGAACGCAAATTGGCAGCGGGTGCTCAATTTTTCCAAACGCAGTTAATTACCGATTTTGAGCGGCTAGCCAAGTTTATGGATCAGATTGCCGCTGGCTGTGGGCGACCCATTCTTGCTGGAATTTTTCTCCTCAAGTCGGCCAAAAATGCCCTGTTTATCAATCGCGCCGTGCCGGGGGCTTCGATTCCGCAGCACCTTATCGATCGCCTTGCCGCTGCCGCTGATCCCCTCGATGAAGGGATAACTATTGCTGCCGAGCAAGTGCAACAGGCACGGGAACTCTGTCAGGGAGTGCATTTAATGGCGGTGCGCCGTGAGGATTTGATTCCGGAAATTCTCAACCGAGCGGGAATTGCTCCCCTTAGCGCGTCACCTGCACCCCGCGCCAAAACGCCACATAGCCTTTGA
- the glmM gene encoding phosphoglucosamine mutase, which translates to MIGQQPIRFGTDGIRGRAGELLTPNLALSLGYWVGEVLRQRTDAPQRPFIIGQDSRNSSDMLATALAAGLTAAGFEVWNVGLCPTPCIAYLTATTEAMGGAMISASHNPPADNGIKIFGSDGSKLSPDLQKEIEAHLNAGLSLPHTEHWGHLHHRPELLQRYRHAVQAPLEDRQPLRGLRVVLDLAWGSAVAVAPTVFHALGAEVIALHDRADGNRINVNCGSTHLEPLQQAVRETRAAMGFAFDGDADRVLAVDSQGRVVDGDHILYFWGQRLQSQAQLPKDLIVATVMSNLGFERAWQARGGQLVRAAVGDQYVHAEMLRHGAMLGGEQSGHILCRHYGVGGDGLLTAVHLATLVQDSRLSLAQLRDQSFTAYPQILRNVRVEDRQRRLHWQECEPLQQMIAKAQLDMGDRGRVLVRASGTEPVIRVMVEAEQQSVADYWTETLVQTVTAYLAA; encoded by the coding sequence ATGATTGGGCAGCAGCCGATTCGGTTCGGCACCGATGGCATTCGTGGACGGGCGGGGGAGTTGCTAACCCCCAACTTGGCCTTGAGCTTGGGATATTGGGTGGGAGAAGTGCTGCGACAAAGGACGGATGCACCCCAACGCCCTTTTATCATTGGTCAAGATTCCCGCAACTCCAGTGATATGTTGGCCACAGCCTTGGCCGCAGGGTTAACCGCCGCTGGTTTTGAAGTGTGGAATGTAGGCTTGTGCCCGACTCCCTGTATTGCCTATTTGACCGCCACCACAGAGGCGATGGGCGGCGCCATGATTTCCGCCAGTCACAATCCCCCCGCCGATAACGGCATTAAAATTTTTGGCAGCGATGGCAGCAAGCTCAGCCCTGATCTGCAAAAAGAAATTGAAGCCCACCTAAATGCTGGCCTATCCTTGCCCCATACGGAGCACTGGGGGCATTTGCATCATCGTCCCGAATTGCTTCAGCGCTATCGCCATGCGGTGCAAGCCCCCCTTGAGGATCGTCAACCGCTGCGGGGACTGCGGGTGGTGTTGGATTTGGCTTGGGGATCTGCAGTAGCGGTGGCACCGACGGTGTTCCATGCCCTAGGGGCTGAGGTGATTGCTCTCCACGATCGCGCCGATGGCAATCGCATTAATGTCAACTGCGGTTCGACCCATTTAGAACCATTACAACAGGCTGTCCGTGAAACCCGTGCCGCTATGGGGTTTGCCTTTGATGGCGATGCCGATCGCGTGCTAGCGGTAGATAGTCAAGGGCGGGTGGTTGATGGCGATCACATTCTCTACTTCTGGGGACAACGGCTTCAGTCGCAGGCACAACTCCCTAAGGATTTGATTGTCGCCACTGTGATGTCGAATCTCGGCTTTGAGCGAGCTTGGCAAGCGCGGGGTGGACAACTGGTGCGGGCAGCAGTGGGCGATCAATACGTCCATGCAGAGATGCTGCGCCACGGTGCCATGCTAGGGGGAGAACAGTCGGGACATATCCTCTGCCGTCACTATGGTGTGGGGGGGGATGGCTTGCTCACAGCGGTTCATTTAGCGACCCTAGTTCAGGATTCCCGTCTATCCTTGGCACAACTGCGAGACCAAAGTTTTACCGCCTACCCGCAAATTCTCCGCAATGTCCGTGTTGAGGATCGGCAGCGGCGGCTCCACTGGCAGGAGTGTGAACCTCTGCAGCAGATGATTGCCAAAGCGCAACTGGATATGGGCGATCGCGGGCGAGTCTTGGTACGTGCCTCTGGGACAGAACCCGTTATCCGCGTCATGGTGGAAGCCGAGCAGCAAAGTGTTGCTGATTATTGGACAGAGACCTTGGTGCAGACGGTGACCGCTTATTTAGCGGCCTAG
- the rfaE1 gene encoding D-glycero-beta-D-manno-heptose-7-phosphate kinase, protein MLPPDLRQQLQSSQGRLLHFLESFSSARVLVVGDLTLDEFLTGQVERLSREAPVLILRHEFTRQVPGGGANAIYNLAKLGAQVQAVGLVGEDSQGQALCEIFQRAGIDTRGIFKDGDRPTVTKTRISGHARQSVTQQIVRVDRKSDDLPAPALQEALAAFIRQQVGTADAVVCSDYGDGVFTSPVIAAALEHERTIVDTQRDLARYRGAFLFTPNLPEAEAAVGYPIRTEAEVLRAGEDLLELTAAKYMLITRGDAGMSLFSREAAPYHLPAFNRTDVFDVTGAGDTVVAALTLALVAGASLWEAAVLGNLAASIVVRQFGTATTSTAEMAAALHHLLED, encoded by the coding sequence ATGTTACCACCCGACCTGCGCCAGCAATTGCAATCGTCCCAAGGGCGACTCCTACACTTTTTGGAGTCCTTTTCCTCAGCACGGGTACTGGTGGTGGGGGATCTCACCCTCGATGAATTCCTCACGGGTCAGGTGGAACGCCTCTCGCGGGAAGCCCCTGTTCTGATTTTGCGCCATGAGTTTACCCGCCAAGTGCCCGGCGGCGGTGCCAATGCCATCTACAATTTGGCCAAGTTGGGTGCTCAGGTGCAGGCGGTGGGTCTGGTGGGTGAGGATTCTCAAGGGCAAGCCCTGTGTGAGATTTTTCAAAGGGCAGGAATTGATACGCGGGGCATCTTTAAGGATGGCGATCGCCCCACCGTGACGAAAACCCGTATTTCTGGCCATGCTCGCCAGTCGGTGACGCAGCAAATTGTCCGTGTGGATCGCAAGTCCGATGATCTGCCTGCCCCAGCCCTTCAGGAGGCGCTAGCGGCCTTTATTCGTCAGCAGGTGGGGACTGCCGATGCCGTGGTTTGCTCCGACTATGGCGATGGTGTCTTTACATCCCCTGTGATTGCGGCTGCCCTAGAGCATGAGCGCACGATTGTTGATACCCAACGGGATTTAGCTCGCTATCGCGGTGCTTTCCTATTTACGCCGAACCTGCCAGAAGCAGAGGCAGCGGTGGGCTACCCAATTCGCACAGAGGCCGAGGTACTGCGAGCTGGGGAAGACCTGCTGGAGTTGACGGCGGCTAAATATATGCTGATTACGCGGGGGGATGCTGGTATGAGCCTCTTTAGTCGCGAGGCGGCGCCCTACCATTTACCCGCCTTTAACCGTACGGATGTCTTTGATGTCACTGGCGCAGGCGATACTGTTGTTGCTGCCTTAACCCTTGCCCTTGTGGCGGGTGCCAGTCTTTGGGAGGCGGCAGTTTTAGGCAATTTGGCTGCCAGTATTGTCGTACGCCAGTTTGGCACAGCCACCACATCCACCGCCGAGATGGCGGCAGCCCTTCACCATTTGCTGGAAGATTAA
- a CDS encoding N-acetylmuramoyl-L-alanine amidase, with product MVSSLQPATAQGSLQVVYPPREHTTSAPQIFFIGTAPPQVVVTLNGRVIGDRSPAGHFAPRLPLQPGLNHITLQAGDQRLDFAITRTVPQVPTTLQPLEPTADLVRLANEIVCFTAAAPSDRAVQVQVGQRILPLEPLPPQVQLPSNLAALIHQADVVTARPSLYRNCLQLTEVGDYGPIQWQLGNQRQLGARIRVAEPTQLPVVEVTRSLGGVARTGPSTDYSRLTPLPVGTRARVRGQTGDWLHLDYGGWIRANEVRFLSSALPTTATIRSITSRQLAGWTEISFPLDVPVPISIQQGDRQFTLTLHNTIPQTDIIRLNADPVIQRLDWYPLDQDRVEYRLTLHHRQQWGYRVAYEGNRLVLQLRHPPQLQRGTQPLRGIKILLDPGHGGPEDLGARGPDGTPEKVVTLALAQKLAPELERLGATVILTRTEDIDLDLPDRLLAIESAQPTLALSLHYNALPDAGDARNTQGIGAFWYHPQSHDLAVFLEGYLSQRLRRQQYGVFWNNLALTRPTIAPAVLLELGFMIHPEEFEWIVNPQAQAELARTLAQGILEWLQQATRD from the coding sequence ATGGTGAGTTCACTCCAGCCAGCAACAGCACAGGGTTCGCTACAAGTGGTTTATCCGCCGCGAGAGCACACCACCAGTGCCCCTCAGATTTTCTTTATTGGCACAGCACCGCCACAGGTCGTGGTGACGCTCAATGGTCGAGTGATTGGCGATCGCTCGCCAGCGGGACACTTTGCCCCCAGGCTTCCCCTGCAACCCGGATTGAATCACATCACCCTCCAAGCTGGAGATCAGCGCCTTGACTTTGCCATCACCCGCACGGTGCCCCAAGTACCGACCACCCTACAACCCCTAGAGCCAACAGCCGATTTAGTGCGCCTAGCCAATGAAATTGTTTGCTTTACTGCTGCTGCCCCCAGCGATCGCGCCGTGCAAGTCCAAGTGGGCCAGCGCATTCTGCCCCTAGAACCCCTACCGCCCCAAGTGCAACTGCCCTCTAATCTGGCTGCGCTGATTCATCAAGCGGATGTGGTTACTGCTCGCCCTTCTCTCTATCGCAATTGCCTCCAGCTCACCGAAGTGGGCGACTATGGCCCGATTCAATGGCAATTAGGAAACCAACGCCAACTGGGTGCCCGCATTCGTGTGGCTGAGCCAACGCAATTACCTGTTGTTGAAGTCACCCGCTCCCTTGGGGGGGTGGCACGCACAGGTCCTAGCACTGACTATTCCCGGCTGACGCCCTTGCCAGTGGGAACACGCGCACGGGTACGCGGACAAACGGGGGATTGGCTGCATTTGGACTATGGGGGTTGGATCCGCGCCAATGAAGTGCGGTTCCTCTCCAGTGCTCTGCCGACAACAGCCACCATCCGCAGTATTACCAGCCGTCAGCTTGCGGGTTGGACAGAAATCAGCTTTCCTTTGGATGTGCCCGTACCGATTTCGATTCAGCAGGGCGATCGCCAGTTCACCCTGACGCTCCACAACACGATTCCCCAAACCGACATCATTCGCCTCAATGCCGATCCCGTCATCCAGCGCCTGGACTGGTACCCCCTTGATCAAGACCGGGTGGAGTATCGCTTGACGCTGCATCATCGCCAACAGTGGGGCTATCGCGTGGCCTATGAGGGCAATCGACTAGTGCTGCAACTGCGTCATCCACCCCAACTCCAACGGGGGACACAACCCCTGCGGGGGATTAAAATTCTCCTTGATCCCGGCCATGGCGGGCCTGAGGACTTGGGAGCACGCGGCCCAGATGGTACCCCAGAGAAGGTCGTCACATTGGCACTGGCCCAAAAACTGGCACCCGAGCTAGAACGCCTTGGGGCAACAGTCATTTTGACGCGCACAGAGGATATTGATCTGGACTTGCCCGATCGCCTTCTCGCCATTGAATCAGCCCAACCCACCCTTGCCCTGAGCTTGCACTACAATGCTCTCCCCGATGCTGGCGATGCCCGTAATACCCAAGGGATTGGCGCCTTTTGGTATCATCCCCAAAGCCATGACCTTGCCGTTTTCCTAGAGGGGTATCTCAGTCAGCGACTGCGGCGGCAGCAGTATGGTGTGTTTTGGAATAACCTTGCCCTGACTCGTCCGACAATTGCCCCTGCGGTGCTGCTGGAACTGGGCTTTATGATTCACCCTGAAGAGTTTGAGTGGATTGTTAACCCCCAAGCCCAAGCTGAGCTTGCCCGCACCCTTGCCCAAGGCATTCTGGAGTGGTTACAGCAGGCGACGCGGGATTAA
- a CDS encoding replication restart DNA helicase PriA, with the protein MVTMQTIHCPHCGKLALRQRYGSVSHTQCPHCDYVLTMCDRTGRVLEAYTPEITHVGQYGANLTCTIERTRALC; encoded by the coding sequence ATGGTTACCATGCAAACGATTCACTGTCCTCACTGTGGTAAATTAGCCCTTCGCCAACGCTATGGCTCCGTGAGTCACACCCAGTGTCCCCACTGTGATTACGTCCTAACGATGTGCGATCGCACAGGACGGGTGCTAGAGGCCTACACGCCTGAAATTACTCATGTGGGTCAGTATGGCGCCAACCTCACCTGCACCATAGAGCGAACACGGGCACTGTGCTAG
- a CDS encoding anion transporter, with protein MLRSLLQLLILALSYGALALGGVPGLCMNRATIALVSAALLIALGAIDLPTAWQAIDSQTIVFLLSMMIVNAYLGLSGFFQIAMVTVVRFSGSPLGLLVFLAVATGMLSAVFLNDTLALVTTPLTLRITHVLGLNPVPYLLAIAAATNIGSVATLSGNPQNILVGSFSELGYLPFAQVMVPVAVLGLGLQVVWLGWLYPEVRSRQPCTLATLQPVQVQKGLLHKTLIVSGLMFLAFLLGFPLAESSLLAAAALLVTRRVKPERILAQVDWSLLVLFAGLFILTRCIQNFDLLAVLRPWANQPLPLVVITALLSNLISNVPTVLLLAQFIPKGADQLWYLLAATSTLAGNLTLFGAVANLITVEAAASSGQRFSFWQHLRFGAPLTVLTLAIAYVWIVSQT; from the coding sequence GTGCTGCGGTCTCTCCTGCAACTTCTGATCCTTGCCCTCAGCTACGGTGCCTTAGCCCTTGGGGGGGTGCCGGGACTATGTATGAATCGCGCAACGATCGCCCTTGTGAGTGCGGCTCTTTTGATTGCCTTAGGGGCGATTGATCTACCCACTGCATGGCAAGCCATTGATTCCCAAACCATCGTGTTCTTGCTCAGCATGATGATTGTCAATGCTTATCTGGGCTTGAGCGGCTTTTTTCAAATAGCGATGGTGACGGTGGTGCGCTTTAGTGGCAGTCCCTTGGGGTTGTTGGTGTTTCTCGCTGTGGCGACGGGAATGCTATCGGCGGTCTTTCTGAATGATACCCTTGCCCTTGTGACGACGCCTTTAACCCTGCGCATTACCCATGTCTTGGGTTTAAATCCAGTGCCCTATCTGCTAGCGATCGCAGCGGCAACGAATATCGGTTCTGTAGCCACCCTCAGCGGCAACCCCCAAAATATCCTCGTGGGATCGTTTTCCGAGTTAGGATATCTGCCGTTTGCCCAAGTGATGGTTCCCGTCGCAGTGCTGGGGTTAGGGCTGCAAGTGGTTTGGTTGGGGTGGCTCTATCCGGAGGTGCGATCGCGCCAACCCTGTACATTGGCTACGCTCCAACCGGTGCAGGTGCAAAAAGGGTTACTCCACAAGACACTGATTGTCTCTGGGCTGATGTTTTTGGCCTTTCTGCTCGGCTTTCCCTTGGCAGAATCCTCTCTTTTGGCGGCAGCAGCTTTACTGGTCACCCGTCGGGTGAAGCCAGAGCGCATCCTTGCTCAGGTGGATTGGTCACTATTGGTTCTGTTTGCGGGTCTGTTTATTCTTACCCGCTGTATTCAAAACTTTGATTTATTAGCCGTTTTGCGCCCTTGGGCGAATCAGCCCTTGCCCCTCGTGGTGATTACAGCACTGCTGTCAAATTTAATTTCTAACGTGCCCACGGTGCTGCTGCTCGCACAGTTTATCCCCAAAGGTGCCGATCAACTCTGGTACCTACTGGCAGCCACAAGTACCCTCGCGGGCAATCTTACGCTTTTTGGTGCTGTGGCTAATTTAATTACCGTTGAGGCCGCTGCTAGCTCAGGGCAGCGGTTTTCCTTTTGGCAGCACTTGCGCTTTGGTGCACCGCTCACAGTGTTGACGCTGGCGATCGCCTACGTTTGGATCGTGAGTCAGACTTAG
- a CDS encoding DUF3155 domain-containing protein: MARRRKRKSRRRLEGRKILECVPQYSIESGEDKPVTAARKFIQAKGITPPALLLVKRNEHTTDRYFWAEKGLFGAQYVEENHFLFPSLRELAEEKMAATTR, translated from the coding sequence TTGGCCAGAAGACGGAAGCGGAAGAGCCGGCGGCGTCTCGAAGGACGCAAAATCCTTGAGTGCGTACCTCAATATAGCATCGAAAGTGGCGAAGATAAACCTGTGACAGCGGCACGAAAATTTATTCAAGCCAAGGGGATCACCCCACCCGCTTTACTTCTTGTTAAGCGGAATGAGCACACCACCGATCGCTACTTCTGGGCAGAAAAGGGCTTGTTTGGTGCGCAGTACGTTGAAGAAAACCACTTTTTATTCCCTAGCCTAAGGGAACTGGCAGAAGAGAAAATGGCAGCCACGACTCGTTAG
- a CDS encoding transglutaminase family protein, translated as MEYRIYHQTTYTYSAPVALAPHDLRLIPRSDGHQRLRSLSLQILPTPQGQSTVLDVHGNHIQRYWWSPQPTTSLMIQVTSEVETYCDNPFNYLLDSWAVTLPFNYPQRLATSLHPYLSPSVDPVAYELAWQILASGDGSVLTFLSDLNNKIYRICQHQIRETGAPWPPCVTWAKQMGSCRDTAVLFIHACRAVGLAARFVSGYQEGDLDNPERHLHAWVEVYLPGAGWRGYDPTHGLAVSDRHIALVAAADPADAAPIQGALRGQGVTSTMTYQLQIQRLS; from the coding sequence ATGGAATATCGCATTTATCATCAAACTACCTACACCTACAGCGCCCCTGTTGCCCTTGCCCCCCATGATTTACGCTTGATCCCGCGTAGTGATGGCCACCAACGCCTGCGATCGCTCTCCCTCCAAATTTTACCAACTCCCCAAGGCCAAAGTACTGTCCTCGATGTCCATGGCAATCACATTCAACGCTACTGGTGGTCACCACAGCCCACCACCTCCCTGATGATTCAGGTCACCTCTGAAGTAGAAACCTATTGCGACAACCCCTTTAACTATCTGCTTGACTCGTGGGCAGTCACCCTCCCTTTTAACTATCCGCAGCGACTGGCAACTAGCCTGCATCCCTATCTATCACCGTCAGTGGATCCTGTTGCCTATGAATTGGCTTGGCAAATTTTAGCCAGTGGCGATGGCAGTGTCCTCACATTTCTCAGTGACCTCAATAACAAAATTTACCGTATCTGTCAGCACCAAATTCGTGAAACCGGTGCCCCTTGGCCCCCCTGTGTGACTTGGGCAAAACAAATGGGTTCCTGTCGCGATACGGCCGTCTTGTTTATCCATGCCTGTCGGGCTGTGGGCTTAGCGGCGCGGTTTGTCAGTGGCTATCAGGAAGGAGACTTGGATAATCCTGAACGGCACCTCCATGCTTGGGTAGAAGTGTATTTGCCGGGGGCAGGCTGGCGCGGCTATGATCCCACCCACGGCCTAGCGGTGAGCGATCGCCACATTGCCCTTGTGGCTGCCGCTGATCCGGCAGATGCTGCCCCCATTCAAGGTGCCCTGCGGGGACAGGGGGTGACCTCAACCATGACCTATCAACTACAGATTCAGCGCCTCTCCTAA
- the cax gene encoding calcium/proton exchanger, whose translation MKRLVSIGFLVFIPLSIAAEKLEWGALTVFVLAALAIVPLAIWLSTATEEVALATGPTIGGLLNALFGNATELIIAIVALQAGLVDIVKASITGTLMANLLLVMGLSMLLGGIRYKEQSFAPVVARVNASSMTVAIAAILLPAMVIYTSSSVPPTAISKMSVVAAIILILVYGLTLLFSLKTHSYLYDVSQVELGDEAGHHEKPNLPLWITVLMIATIGVAFESEIFVGAVEAATEGLGLTPLFTGVILLPLVGGAAEYVTAVGVALKNNMDLSVSIALGSSLLVALLVAPVLVLIGQFIGQPMDLNFSLFEVVTVIIAVVIANVISLDGRSNWLEGALLLATYGILGTAFFFHT comes from the coding sequence ATGAAGCGACTGGTTTCGATTGGTTTTTTGGTGTTCATTCCCCTCTCCATTGCTGCTGAAAAATTGGAATGGGGCGCCCTCACGGTTTTTGTTTTGGCGGCACTGGCGATCGTGCCCTTGGCGATTTGGTTGAGCACCGCAACGGAGGAGGTGGCTCTGGCCACTGGACCAACCATTGGTGGCCTCTTGAATGCCCTCTTTGGCAATGCAACGGAACTGATTATTGCTATTGTGGCGCTGCAAGCGGGTTTAGTGGATATTGTCAAAGCCAGTATTACGGGCACCCTGATGGCGAACCTTTTGCTGGTGATGGGGTTATCCATGCTGCTGGGGGGCATTCGCTACAAGGAGCAATCCTTTGCCCCAGTGGTGGCACGGGTGAATGCTTCCTCGATGACGGTGGCGATCGCCGCGATTCTCCTACCGGCAATGGTCATTTACACCTCCAGCAGTGTGCCGCCAACCGCAATTTCCAAAATGTCAGTCGTGGCCGCAATCATTCTGATTCTGGTCTATGGACTAACGTTACTCTTTTCTTTGAAAACCCACAGCTATCTTTACGATGTCAGCCAGGTGGAACTGGGGGACGAAGCGGGGCACCATGAAAAGCCGAACCTGCCCCTGTGGATCACGGTTCTAATGATTGCCACGATTGGCGTAGCCTTTGAGTCAGAAATTTTTGTCGGCGCAGTTGAAGCAGCAACGGAGGGCTTGGGTCTAACGCCCCTATTTACTGGGGTCATCCTCTTGCCGTTGGTGGGTGGTGCAGCGGAATATGTGACTGCGGTGGGGGTTGCCCTGAAAAACAATATGGATTTGTCCGTGTCCATCGCCTTGGGTTCATCCCTCTTGGTGGCGCTCTTGGTGGCACCTGTGCTGGTGCTGATTGGCCAGTTTATTGGTCAGCCGATGGATTTAAACTTTAGTCTTTTTGAAGTGGTGACGGTGATTATTGCGGTCGTGATTGCTAATGTGATTAGCCTAGATGGCCGCTCCAACTGGCTAGAGGGGGCGCTGCTGTTGGCCACCTATGGGATTCTCGGCACCGCCTTTTTCTTCCATACTTAG
- a CDS encoding DUF3084 domain-containing protein: protein MAGYVLVLAVIILGGAIATVGDRLGSKVGKARLSWFNLRPRQTAVLITILTGSLISASTLAILFALSRELRDGVLRIDTIRRQQAAAEQELAETRAQKDEIEAELAQSQIELANIRQRLSQTNQVLEQAVNRQTLTEAELKQLQDRYTQAQKDLENFEAQGARLRQEIQRLQRERQAIQGRLEDVAGQKAALETAIRTAQQRLAEVEGQKDRLQAEIDRIQDQLAVANQQQQVLRNQQRTLQQEIAALEASRQRLEENVSILLLGLRRGTIAIRTGQVLASAVIQNVKDSAQATQVIEELLRQARRNAIVLNNPQNLKPTDQVIQITTEDVNRLRSQISDGQPYVVRILAAANYLQGESNILVVPQVARNQEVFREGENLATISLDPSQMTDEQILQRLDQLFTVSNQRAIASGVLPDPVTGSVGSFRQIELVKFVLDLKDHQGTIDISAVTPTSVYTAGPLTLSLVARQNQRVILRSG, encoded by the coding sequence ATGGCTGGGTATGTTCTGGTCTTGGCCGTGATTATTCTTGGGGGCGCGATCGCGACAGTGGGCGATCGCCTAGGCTCAAAAGTGGGCAAAGCCCGATTGAGCTGGTTTAATTTGCGGCCTCGCCAGACGGCTGTCCTGATTACCATTCTCACAGGCAGCTTAATTTCTGCCTCCACCCTTGCCATCCTCTTTGCCCTCAGCCGTGAATTGCGCGATGGCGTGCTGCGCATTGATACGATTCGCCGTCAACAAGCGGCTGCGGAACAAGAACTCGCCGAAACCCGTGCCCAAAAGGATGAAATTGAGGCGGAACTGGCACAATCCCAAATTGAACTGGCCAACATTCGCCAACGCCTTAGTCAAACCAACCAAGTCCTAGAGCAGGCCGTCAATCGTCAAACCCTCACAGAAGCAGAACTCAAGCAACTTCAAGACCGCTACACCCAAGCCCAAAAAGACCTCGAAAACTTTGAAGCCCAAGGGGCACGCCTGCGGCAAGAAATTCAGCGTTTGCAACGGGAGCGACAAGCCATCCAAGGCCGCCTCGAGGATGTGGCTGGCCAAAAAGCAGCCCTAGAAACCGCCATTCGCACGGCTCAACAGCGCCTTGCCGAGGTGGAAGGTCAAAAGGATCGTCTCCAAGCAGAGATTGATCGCATTCAGGATCAACTGGCCGTTGCCAATCAGCAGCAGCAGGTGTTACGGAATCAACAGCGCACGCTTCAGCAGGAAATTGCTGCCCTTGAGGCCAGTCGCCAACGCCTTGAGGAAAACGTGAGCATCCTTTTGCTAGGATTACGGCGGGGGACGATCGCCATTCGCACGGGGCAAGTCTTGGCCTCTGCGGTGATTCAAAATGTCAAAGATTCGGCTCAAGCCACCCAAGTCATTGAAGAACTCCTGCGGCAAGCGCGGCGCAATGCCATTGTCCTCAACAATCCCCAGAATCTAAAACCAACGGATCAGGTGATTCAAATTACCACCGAAGACGTGAACCGCCTGCGCAGCCAAATTAGTGATGGCCAGCCCTATGTGGTGCGCATTTTAGCTGCGGCCAATTATCTACAGGGAGAAAGCAATATTCTTGTAGTGCCCCAAGTGGCGCGCAATCAGGAGGTTTTCCGCGAGGGTGAGAATCTGGCTACCATTTCCTTGGATCCGAGCCAGATGACCGATGAGCAAATTTTGCAACGCTTGGATCAGTTGTTTACGGTCAGTAATCAGCGGGCGATCGCCTCTGGCGTGCTCCCAGATCCGGTCACTGGCAGTGTTGGCTCCTTTCGCCAAATTGAGCTGGTGAAATTTGTCCTCGACCTCAAAGATCACCAAGGGACGATTGATATTAGCGCGGTCACCCCCACGTCCGTTTATACCGCTGGCCCTCTCACCCTCTCCCTTGTTGCCCGCCAAAATCAGCGAGTGATCCTGCGCAGTGGTTAG